The following are encoded together in the Triticum dicoccoides isolate Atlit2015 ecotype Zavitan chromosome 6B, WEW_v2.0, whole genome shotgun sequence genome:
- the LOC119320353 gene encoding uncharacterized protein LOC119320353, with the protein MARGKVAEWIRKRTTPRKSAARCWSKESGVARRRSKEIGASQPILPSEAETKSWSSSSGAPSGSGNDTSTGGGAPPAHSKSRASAFLLAILRWRSRVNALAVLWEQVVYHLMWLVESVVVVGRLCFFLMRFGFKQL; encoded by the coding sequence ATGGCGCGCGGGAAGGTGGCCGAGTGGATACGGAAGCGTACGACGCCGAGGAAGTCGGCGGCCAGGTGCTGGAGCAAGGAGAGCGGGGTGGCCAGGCGCCGGAGCAAGGAGATCGGGGCGTCCCAGCCGATACTGCCGAGCGAGGCGGAGACTAAGAGCTGGAGCAGCTCCAGCGGGGCGCCTAGCGGGAGTGGGAACGATACCAGTACTGGTGGCGGCGCGCCACCAGCGCACTCGAAGTCCCGGGCCAGCGCCTTCTTGTTGGCCATTTTGCGGTGGCGGTCGCGCGTGAACGCGCTGGCCGTCCTGTGGGAGCAGGTGGTGTACCACCTGATGTGGCTGGTGGAGTCCGTGGTGGTGGTGGGAAGGCTCTGCTTCTTCCTCATGCGCTTCGGCTTCAAGCAGCTCTGA